Proteins from a genomic interval of Diaphorobacter sp. HDW4A:
- a CDS encoding NADPH-dependent FMN reductase, which translates to MSKPQIGIIVGSNSQSSINMQLAKALARLVSADADIEIIDITPLPFYNRDDDVHTPKAFVDFKAKVASKDGILFVTPEHNRSIPAPLKNALDGGSRPFKQGAWNNIPAGIIGTSTGGPATSMAQQHLRNILVFLDMPTMAQPEGFIQWKEGLVDADGNIGEASHQFLTGWMQKFLAWVALHPRKK; encoded by the coding sequence ATGAGCAAGCCTCAGATCGGCATCATTGTGGGCAGCAATAGCCAGTCTTCGATCAACATGCAACTGGCCAAGGCACTTGCCAGGCTGGTGTCCGCCGATGCGGATATTGAAATCATCGACATCACCCCACTGCCGTTCTACAACCGCGACGATGATGTCCACACGCCCAAGGCCTTTGTGGATTTCAAGGCCAAAGTGGCCAGCAAGGACGGCATCCTGTTCGTGACGCCCGAGCACAACCGATCCATTCCCGCGCCGCTCAAGAACGCACTCGATGGCGGCAGCCGACCCTTCAAGCAAGGAGCGTGGAACAACATTCCTGCAGGCATCATTGGAACGTCCACCGGCGGGCCTGCCACGTCAATGGCGCAGCAGCATCTGCGCAATATTCTGGTGTTCCTTGACATGCCAACCATGGCGCAGCCAGAGGGTTTCATCCAATGGAAGGAAGGACTCGTCGATGCGGACGGCAATATCGGCGAAGCAAGCCATCAGTTCCTGACCGGCTGGATGCAAAAGTTCCTCGCTTGGGTCGCTTTGCATCCACGCAAGAAGTAA
- a CDS encoding CDGSH iron-sulfur domain-containing protein, producing MPKEVVQSIDVTIEFDGARCIHSRNCVLNRPDVFVPNVAGAWIHPEAATAAEVLEIAHNCPSGAIQCKAPNGDAMEKAPIVNLVQVRENGPLAFHAPLNIKGCDEGFRATLCRCGASKNKPFCDQSHVDIGFQATGEPAVQKFEALAQRNGPLIIDPTPNGPLHVSGSLEVVSGTGTTTNKVTDTWLCRCGHSQNKPYCDGSHVKAGFTAA from the coding sequence ATGCCCAAGGAAGTTGTTCAGTCGATAGACGTAACCATCGAATTTGATGGTGCGCGATGCATCCATTCACGCAACTGCGTGCTCAATCGCCCCGACGTGTTCGTGCCCAATGTGGCGGGCGCGTGGATTCATCCGGAGGCGGCCACGGCCGCCGAAGTGCTGGAGATTGCGCACAATTGTCCCTCTGGCGCAATCCAGTGCAAGGCCCCCAATGGCGACGCGATGGAAAAGGCTCCCATCGTCAATCTGGTACAAGTGCGGGAAAACGGCCCGCTCGCGTTTCATGCACCACTGAACATCAAGGGCTGCGATGAGGGTTTTCGCGCCACGCTGTGCCGCTGCGGGGCGTCGAAAAACAAGCCGTTCTGCGATCAATCGCATGTCGACATCGGGTTTCAAGCCACTGGCGAACCGGCGGTTCAAAAATTCGAAGCGCTCGCGCAACGCAATGGCCCCTTGATCATCGACCCGACACCCAACGGACCGCTGCATGTCTCCGGCTCGCTCGAGGTGGTGAGCGGCACCGGAACCACCACGAACAAAGTCACCGACACGTGGCTCTGCCGCTGCGGGCATTCCCAGAACAAGCCCTATTGCGATGGCAGTCATGTGAAGGCCGGGTTCACGGCCGCCTGA
- a CDS encoding DUF938 domain-containing protein, translating to MTPPFSQACANNQAPILDVLKTALAHSTSVLEIGSGTGQHSVFFAPRLPHLTWQASDLEQHHPGILAWHGERPSANLRAPVVVDLGDAHTWPHGHYDAVFTSNTAHIVSWELVQNLFNLVGQHLPSGGRLVIYGPFNYDGAFTSDSNRAFDAMLRQRDPQSGIRHFEDMMQLAQTHSLRLLADHAMPANNRTLVFEKTV from the coding sequence ATGACCCCACCCTTCTCCCAAGCCTGCGCCAACAATCAAGCACCCATCCTCGATGTGCTGAAAACCGCGCTAGCTCACAGCACCAGCGTGCTGGAAATTGGCTCCGGCACAGGCCAACACAGTGTCTTCTTTGCGCCGCGCCTGCCACATCTCACATGGCAAGCCAGCGATCTGGAACAGCACCATCCGGGCATTCTCGCGTGGCATGGCGAACGGCCTTCGGCGAATCTGCGTGCGCCTGTCGTGGTCGATCTGGGCGACGCGCATACATGGCCCCATGGGCACTACGACGCAGTTTTCACCAGCAATACAGCGCACATCGTCTCGTGGGAGCTCGTACAGAATCTCTTCAATCTCGTCGGGCAGCACCTGCCCTCGGGCGGGCGGCTGGTGATCTATGGGCCGTTCAACTATGACGGCGCTTTCACCAGCGACAGCAATCGCGCATTCGATGCCATGCTGCGCCAGCGCGATCCGCAAAGCGGCATCCGCCATTTCGAGGACATGATGCAACTCGCGCAAACGCATTCGCTGAGGCTGCTGGCCGACCACGCCATGCCTGCCAACAACCGCACTCTGGTGTTCGAAAAGACGGTGTGA
- a CDS encoding AAA family ATPase, giving the protein MIASDFIIDLSIVRDRVPSPDVYPFNLPFVRQLDRLRIDPKVTLFVGENGTGKSTLLEAIAVAMGFNAEGGSRNFQFSTRASHSDLHECLRIAKGFKRPRDGYFLRAESFFNVASEIEHLDDEPSFGPPIIHSYGGHSLHEQSHGESFITLLEKRFGGLGLYILDEPEAALSPQRQLAAMKRMHELVKQRSQFIIATHSPILMAYPGALIYQFSLDGVRPVEYRETEHFKVMHAFMQDPEAALRALW; this is encoded by the coding sequence ATGATCGCGAGTGATTTCATCATCGACCTCTCTATCGTCAGGGACCGCGTTCCCTCGCCGGATGTGTATCCATTCAATCTGCCGTTCGTGCGTCAGCTTGATCGATTGAGGATTGATCCCAAGGTGACGTTGTTTGTCGGCGAGAATGGCACAGGCAAGTCCACGTTGCTTGAGGCGATTGCGGTGGCGATGGGGTTCAATGCGGAAGGTGGGAGTCGGAATTTTCAGTTTTCCACGCGCGCGTCGCATTCTGACTTGCATGAGTGTCTGCGGATCGCCAAGGGTTTCAAGCGGCCGCGCGATGGCTATTTTTTGCGGGCAGAGAGCTTTTTCAACGTGGCCTCCGAGATCGAACATCTCGATGACGAACCCTCCTTCGGACCGCCGATCATTCATTCGTATGGCGGACATTCGCTGCATGAGCAATCGCATGGCGAGTCGTTCATCACCTTGCTGGAAAAGCGGTTTGGAGGTCTGGGCCTCTACATCCTCGATGAACCCGAGGCGGCCCTCTCACCTCAACGTCAGCTCGCTGCGATGAAGCGCATGCACGAGTTGGTAAAGCAGCGCTCCCAGTTCATCATCGCGACGCACTCGCCGATTCTGATGGCGTATCCGGGTGCGCTCATCTACCAGTTTTCTTTGGACGGTGTGCGGCCAGTGGAGTACCGTGAGACCGAGCATTTCAAGGTCATGCACGCCTTCATGCAGGACCCGGAGGCCGCGCTCCGGGCCTTGTGGTGA
- a CDS encoding amidase, producing MHNSSVKRTEQTLAAIQDAGDEGRRIFTHVYEQAALAAARASDERVQSGISLGPLDGRIISVKDLYDIAGETTTAGSAVLKNAPPARQDAVIVQRLRQAGAVIIGKTNMTEFAFSGIGINPHYGTPGNARDVTRIPGGSSSGAGVAVARGLSEISIGSDTGGSVRIPSALNGVTGLKPTQNRVPRDGAYPLSFSLDSVGPLARSVLDCAQADAVMSGQSLASLPAREVRGLRIGIPRGLLFTQTDAAVQTAFDQVIAELSRNGCRVDDMQLDDWCAAPFKLQEKGTLIAAEAAHIHAETLATQPGAIDPFVLARIQRGETIAAAHYVAVQRARAQLLQTLDARIADCDLLMLPTVAMVAPRIDSLASAEAFNQANMLVLRNTSVFNFYDLPAMSLPINVGSNALPVGLMVVGQRKRDRDLLAICAALQSQLESLR from the coding sequence ATGCACAACAGTTCCGTCAAGCGCACCGAGCAGACGCTCGCAGCCATCCAGGACGCAGGCGACGAAGGCCGCCGCATCTTCACCCATGTGTATGAGCAGGCCGCACTCGCCGCGGCCCGCGCATCTGATGAGCGCGTGCAAAGCGGCATCTCGCTTGGCCCGCTTGACGGACGCATCATATCCGTCAAGGACCTGTACGACATCGCGGGCGAAACCACTACGGCGGGCTCCGCTGTGCTCAAGAACGCCCCGCCTGCCAGGCAAGATGCGGTGATCGTCCAGCGCCTGCGCCAGGCCGGTGCAGTCATCATTGGCAAGACCAACATGACCGAGTTCGCGTTCTCGGGCATCGGCATCAATCCGCACTACGGCACGCCGGGGAATGCCCGCGACGTCACGCGCATTCCGGGCGGCTCGTCCTCCGGCGCGGGCGTGGCCGTGGCGCGTGGCCTGTCAGAAATCTCCATTGGTTCCGACACTGGCGGCTCAGTGCGCATTCCCTCCGCGTTGAACGGCGTGACCGGCCTGAAACCCACGCAGAACCGAGTGCCACGCGATGGTGCCTATCCGCTGTCGTTCAGCCTGGACAGCGTGGGCCCGCTGGCCCGCAGCGTGCTGGACTGCGCGCAGGCCGACGCCGTGATGAGCGGCCAGTCCCTTGCCTCGCTGCCCGCACGTGAGGTACGCGGCCTGCGCATCGGCATTCCGCGCGGATTGCTGTTCACCCAAACCGACGCCGCCGTGCAGACCGCCTTCGATCAGGTGATCGCCGAACTCTCGCGCAACGGCTGTCGCGTGGACGACATGCAGCTCGACGACTGGTGCGCAGCGCCTTTCAAGCTGCAGGAAAAAGGCACGCTGATCGCCGCCGAGGCCGCGCACATCCATGCCGAAACATTGGCCACCCAGCCAGGTGCCATCGACCCTTTCGTGCTCGCCCGCATCCAGCGCGGTGAAACAATTGCCGCCGCGCACTATGTCGCCGTGCAACGCGCCCGCGCGCAACTGCTGCAGACATTGGACGCCCGCATCGCCGATTGCGACCTGCTGATGCTGCCGACCGTCGCCATGGTCGCGCCGCGCATCGACAGCCTCGCCAGCGCCGAGGCCTTCAATCAGGCCAACATGCTGGTGCTGCGCAACACCTCGGTGTTCAACTTCTACGACTTGCCCGCCATGTCGCTACCGATCAACGTCGGCTCCAACGCACTGCCCGTGGGCCTGATGGTCGTCGGCCAGCGCAAGCGTGATCGTGATCTGCTGGCGATCTGCGCAGCGTTGCAGTCGCAGCTCGAATCGCTGCGATAA
- a CDS encoding MAPEG family protein: MLRNIVRLAGLAAISIMLGACMLPEKFAVDIDYLADASYHYTFTGTAVNVAAAVQQAKLGGLNDKARKDLDNEARKMRSNPEVKKALHVGNGRFELQSEGQRAAGESTHLFNFLQVMTDPNTGVTTIASNAIKDGDLKELSTLHIQPNGTLNIHLPSNVTVISHNADSTPIFGKGNYSWNIQELSQRPVMTIRFTSAQESAAKNAGRPSVQNAEPCDAKDADCAPDAVRPEPPQRSLRMLNATTILWPLFALAAWTMCMALNLAFRRVRATLRDEADIAQFAYGESGPLPEAIILANRNYMNLLELPMLFYVVCVMIYVTGVQSTWLVTLAWAYVVLRVLHTFVHLSYNDVLHRFALFAASNVILTVQWLLLAAALFAQA, translated from the coding sequence ATGCTCCGGAACATCGTCAGACTCGCGGGCCTCGCTGCCATTTCGATCATGCTGGGCGCTTGCATGCTGCCCGAGAAATTCGCCGTCGATATCGACTATCTGGCAGACGCCAGCTACCACTACACATTCACAGGAACCGCCGTCAACGTGGCCGCCGCCGTGCAGCAGGCCAAGCTCGGCGGCCTCAACGACAAGGCGCGCAAAGACCTCGACAACGAGGCGCGCAAGATGCGCAGCAATCCGGAAGTCAAGAAGGCCTTGCACGTCGGCAACGGCCGTTTCGAGCTGCAAAGCGAAGGCCAGCGCGCCGCAGGCGAATCCACGCATCTCTTCAACTTCCTGCAGGTCATGACAGACCCGAACACCGGCGTCACCACCATCGCCTCCAACGCCATCAAGGACGGCGATCTCAAGGAGCTGTCCACCCTGCACATCCAACCCAACGGCACGCTCAACATACATCTGCCGAGCAACGTCACCGTGATCTCGCACAACGCTGACTCCACACCGATCTTCGGCAAGGGCAACTATTCATGGAACATTCAGGAACTGAGCCAGCGCCCGGTCATGACGATCCGCTTCACGAGCGCGCAAGAGAGCGCCGCAAAGAACGCGGGCCGCCCCAGCGTGCAGAATGCCGAGCCATGTGATGCCAAAGACGCCGACTGCGCACCCGACGCCGTCCGTCCCGAGCCACCGCAGAGGAGTCTCCGCATGCTGAACGCCACCACGATTCTCTGGCCCTTGTTCGCACTCGCCGCCTGGACCATGTGCATGGCACTGAACCTAGCCTTCCGCCGCGTGCGCGCCACCCTGCGCGACGAAGCGGACATCGCCCAGTTCGCTTACGGCGAGTCCGGTCCGCTACCCGAAGCCATCATCCTCGCCAACCGCAACTACATGAACCTGCTCGAGCTGCCAATGCTGTTCTACGTGGTCTGCGTGATGATCTATGTGACAGGCGTACAAAGCACCTGGCTGGTGACTTTGGCCTGGGCCTATGTAGTGCTACGCGTGCTGCACACCTTCGTGCACCTGAGCTACAACGACGTGCTGCACCGCTTCGCGCTGTTTGCGGCAAGCAATGTGATTCTCACGGTGCAGTGGCTGCTGCTCGCGGCCGCCCTGTTCGCGCAAGCCTGA
- a CDS encoding fumarate hydratase: protein MTTTIRQQDLIDSIAGALQYISYYHPADYIQHLARAYEREQSPAAKDAMAQILTNSKMSATGHRPICQDTGIVNVFLKVGMDVKWEGFTAGLEDAVNEGVRRGYNHPDNTLRASVVADPHFARKNTKDNTPAVINVQIVPGNKVDIIVAAKGGGSENKSKMIMMNPSDSLVDWVLKTVPTMGAGWCPPGMLGIGIGGTAEKAVLLAKESLMEDLDMYELQAKSARGEKLDQVEELRLELYEKVNALGIGAQGLGGLATVLDIKIKMYPTHAASKPVAMIPNCAATRHAHFVLDGSGPVYLDAPSLDLWPKIDWAPDYNKSKKVDLNTLTKEEVASWKPGETLLLNGKMLTGRDAAHKRIQDMLAKGEPLPVDFTNRAIYYVGPVDPVRDEAVGPAGPTTATRMDKFTDMMLEQTGLIAMIGKAERGPVAIESIKNHKSAYLMAVGGAAYLVSKAIKHAKVVGFEDLGMEAIYEFDVVDMPVTVAVDSGGTSAHITGPAEWSKRIASGEFKGIAVAAE, encoded by the coding sequence ATGACCACAACCATCCGCCAGCAGGACCTGATCGACTCGATCGCAGGTGCCCTCCAGTACATCAGCTACTACCACCCCGCTGACTACATCCAGCATCTGGCCCGCGCCTATGAGCGCGAGCAAAGCCCTGCGGCCAAGGATGCGATGGCGCAGATCCTGACCAACTCCAAGATGTCCGCCACCGGCCATCGCCCGATCTGCCAGGATACCGGCATCGTCAATGTGTTCCTGAAAGTGGGCATGGACGTGAAATGGGAAGGCTTCACCGCCGGTCTCGAAGACGCCGTCAACGAAGGCGTGCGCCGTGGCTACAACCACCCGGACAACACGCTGCGCGCGTCCGTCGTGGCCGATCCTCACTTCGCGCGCAAGAACACCAAAGACAACACACCTGCGGTGATCAACGTGCAGATCGTTCCCGGCAACAAGGTGGACATCATCGTCGCGGCCAAGGGCGGCGGCTCGGAGAACAAGTCCAAGATGATCATGATGAACCCGAGCGACAGTCTGGTCGATTGGGTTCTGAAGACCGTTCCCACGATGGGCGCGGGCTGGTGCCCACCTGGCATGCTGGGCATCGGCATCGGCGGCACGGCTGAAAAGGCGGTGCTGCTCGCCAAGGAAAGCCTGATGGAAGACCTCGACATGTACGAGCTTCAGGCCAAGTCCGCTCGTGGCGAGAAGCTCGACCAAGTGGAAGAGCTGCGCCTTGAACTGTACGAGAAGGTCAACGCTCTGGGCATCGGCGCGCAGGGCCTCGGCGGCCTCGCGACGGTTCTGGACATCAAGATCAAGATGTACCCCACGCATGCGGCCTCCAAGCCCGTGGCGATGATCCCCAACTGCGCCGCCACACGCCACGCACACTTCGTGCTGGATGGCTCCGGCCCCGTGTACCTCGACGCTCCATCGCTCGACCTGTGGCCCAAGATCGACTGGGCACCGGACTACAACAAGTCCAAGAAGGTCGACCTGAACACGCTGACCAAGGAAGAAGTGGCAAGCTGGAAGCCCGGCGAGACGCTGCTGCTCAACGGCAAGATGCTCACCGGCCGCGATGCCGCTCACAAGCGCATTCAGGACATGCTGGCCAAGGGTGAGCCGCTGCCCGTGGACTTCACCAACCGCGCGATTTACTACGTCGGCCCGGTCGATCCAGTGCGCGACGAAGCCGTCGGCCCCGCAGGCCCGACGACTGCCACCCGCATGGACAAGTTCACCGACATGATGCTGGAGCAGACCGGCCTCATCGCCATGATCGGCAAGGCCGAACGCGGCCCCGTCGCTATCGAATCCATCAAGAACCACAAGAGCGCCTACCTGATGGCCGTGGGCGGCGCCGCCTACCTGGTCTCCAAGGCCATCAAGCACGCCAAGGTGGTGGGCTTCGAAGATCTGGGCATGGAAGCCATCTACGAATTCGACGTGGTCGACATGCCCGTGACCGTGGCCGTGGATTCGGGCGGCACCAGCGCGCACATCACCGGCCCGGCCGAATGGAGCAAGCGCATCGCCTCTGGCGAGTTCAAGGGCATCGCGGTCGCGGCTGAATAA
- a CDS encoding DUF3617 family protein, which yields MQFLRARIAVPAVLAALTLAALPLTASAQEMPARKAGLWQITTSGTTGANKNPEQVMQQCVDTASDQALQKMGSGMMNNMKCEKNENKKDGNKYTGHAICQMGPSKMESKSVTSGDFEKEYTMTADSTFNPPMAGISSSKSVMVAKWVGPCKADQKPGDVIVNGQKMNLLNMGQPQKK from the coding sequence ATGCAATTCCTTCGCGCCCGCATTGCCGTTCCCGCCGTCTTGGCAGCTTTGACACTTGCCGCCCTGCCCCTGACCGCTTCGGCCCAAGAGATGCCCGCCCGCAAGGCAGGCCTCTGGCAAATCACCACCAGCGGCACGACCGGCGCCAACAAGAATCCCGAGCAAGTGATGCAGCAGTGCGTGGACACCGCCAGCGACCAGGCGCTGCAGAAGATGGGCTCCGGCATGATGAACAACATGAAGTGCGAGAAGAACGAGAACAAGAAGGATGGCAACAAATACACCGGCCATGCCATCTGCCAGATGGGCCCCTCCAAGATGGAGAGCAAGAGCGTGACCTCGGGTGATTTCGAGAAGGAATACACCATGACCGCCGATTCCACCTTCAACCCGCCGATGGCTGGCATCTCAAGCTCCAAGTCCGTCATGGTCGCCAAGTGGGTGGGCCCCTGCAAGGCCGACCAGAAGCCAGGCGACGTGATCGTCAATGGCCAGAAGATGAATCTGCTGAACATGGGCCAGCCCCAGAAAAAGTAA